A stretch of the Alphaproteobacteria bacterium genome encodes the following:
- a CDS encoding phosphoadenylyl-sulfate reductase, translating to MPLLKDGRSVADPWLPVADGEPLPETGPMLLSMARWCAERETLHGNNRTFGVRLANDQSPDLLADDVKQLALIVLDFPDIADGRAYSQARLLRERFGYRGELRAEGEVLYDQLLPMQRVGFDSFDVVEHADIETALAEIPVSYQPTGADGQTALSLRRERRRRDAQVAGLQAVHGDTAGEALLRAVITESFPSRIAVVSSFGTEAVVMLDMVARIDPATPVIFLDTDKHFPETLAYHESLVAELGLEDVRDITPDAVALAHEDAAGDLWRRDADRCCHLRKVAPLARALEGFDAWVTGRKRFHGDVRSDLPLFENDGKRIKINPLADWSANKVAAWIATRGLSTHPLLAEDFASIGCAPCTAPADARGGRWSGSDKTECGIHQRRKT from the coding sequence ATGCCCCTGCTTAAGGATGGCCGCAGCGTCGCCGATCCCTGGCTCCCAGTCGCAGACGGTGAGCCTCTGCCCGAGACCGGGCCCATGCTGCTGTCGATGGCGCGCTGGTGCGCAGAGCGCGAGACCTTACATGGCAACAATCGGACCTTCGGTGTCCGCCTCGCCAACGACCAGAGCCCGGATCTTCTGGCGGACGACGTCAAGCAGCTTGCGCTGATCGTCTTAGATTTTCCCGACATCGCCGACGGCCGCGCCTATTCTCAGGCTCGCCTGCTGCGCGAGCGCTTTGGCTACCGCGGCGAGCTGCGTGCCGAGGGTGAAGTTCTGTATGACCAGTTATTACCCATGCAACGGGTCGGTTTCGATTCCTTCGACGTGGTGGAGCATGCAGATATCGAAACGGCACTCGCCGAAATACCCGTGTCGTATCAACCCACCGGCGCCGACGGCCAGACCGCTCTGTCGCTGCGTCGTGAGCGCCGTCGTCGTGATGCGCAGGTTGCCGGATTGCAGGCAGTGCACGGTGACACCGCCGGCGAGGCATTGTTGCGTGCCGTGATCACAGAGTCATTCCCAAGCCGCATTGCCGTGGTCTCGTCCTTCGGGACTGAGGCCGTGGTCATGCTGGACATGGTGGCGCGCATCGATCCCGCCACACCGGTTATCTTCCTCGACACCGACAAGCACTTCCCGGAGACCTTAGCCTATCATGAATCTCTGGTCGCCGAGCTTGGGCTTGAGGACGTACGCGATATCACCCCCGATGCGGTGGCGTTGGCGCACGAGGATGCGGCCGGCGATCTCTGGCGCCGTGACGCCGACCGCTGCTGTCATCTGCGCAAAGTGGCGCCGCTCGCCCGTGCGCTCGAAGGCTTCGACGCTTGGGTAACGGGGCGTAAGCGCTTCCATGGCGACGTGCGCTCTGACCTGCCGCTTTTCGAAAACGACGGCAAGCGCATCAAGATCAACCCGCTTGCCGACTGGTCGGCAAACAAGGTCGCGGCCTGGATCGCCACGCGCGGCCTTAGCACCCACCCCCTGCTTGCCGAGGATTTTGCCTCGATCGGCTGTGCCCCCTGCACGGCACCGGCCGATGCGAGAGGTGGCCGCTGGTCCGGCAGCGACAAGACCGAATGCGGCATCCATCAACGGCGGAAGACGTGA
- a CDS encoding DUF2849 domain-containing protein — protein sequence MRAKKIATANRVTDGRVVFLDNRGAWHESMEGARVADDEATAETLDADAKLGEVANLVIGTYLIEVEDQPLRPSRLRERIRAAGPTVQLVLNRAPTAMAAK from the coding sequence ATGAGGGCAAAAAAAATCGCCACAGCGAATCGGGTCACGGATGGGCGGGTCGTCTTTCTGGATAACCGCGGTGCTTGGCACGAGTCAATGGAAGGGGCGCGCGTCGCCGATGATGAGGCAACCGCTGAAACTCTCGACGCGGATGCCAAGCTCGGTGAGGTCGCCAACCTGGTTATTGGCACCTATTTGATTGAAGTCGAGGATCAGCCCCTGCGCCCGAGCCGGTTGCGCGAACGTATCCGCGCCGCCGGTCCAACGGTTCAACTCGTGCTCAATCGGGCCCCAACGGCAATGGCGGCCAAGTAG
- a CDS encoding DUF167 family protein gives MLSLVVGWQGSSTTPYFPYRGAANGGVEIAVRFTPRGGSDRIEGSVETSDGCAWLGVRVSAAPESGKANRALVKLLAKTLGVAVGDITIVSGASSRHKRLRVAGMSPMAAAKRLQP, from the coding sequence ATGTTATCATTAGTGGTTGGCTGGCAGGGCTCTAGCACCACACCTTATTTTCCCTATCGCGGCGCCGCGAACGGCGGCGTAGAGATCGCCGTGCGGTTCACCCCCCGCGGCGGCAGCGATCGGATAGAGGGCTCCGTGGAGACGTCCGACGGGTGCGCCTGGCTCGGCGTGCGCGTCTCGGCGGCACCCGAAAGCGGCAAGGCCAATCGGGCGCTGGTCAAGCTGCTGGCCAAGACTCTCGGTGTGGCGGTGGGGGATATCACGATCGTCTCGGGCGCGAGCAGCCGCCATAAGCGCCTGCGCGTCGCCGGCATGTCACCCATGGCGGCGGCGAAGCGTCTTCAGCCGTAG
- the cysD gene encoding sulfate adenylyltransferase subunit CysD — protein sequence MTGSLDALESQSVYILREAYGRISPTMLLWSLGKDSNVMLWLARKAFCGHVPFEVAHVDTGMKFPEMYAFRDHYASEWNLDLVVRNCPPVEEIDASLPPAARSAARKTAGLKALIAENGYNGVIAGIRRDEEVVRAKERVFSPRGTDSRWDFRDQPAELWDQYKTEFPPGTHVRIHPLLHWSEVDIWRYVARENIPVVDLYFARDGKRYRSLGDRDITFPMVSEASSIDEIINELETTHISERAGRAMDHEAEDSFERLRSEGYM from the coding sequence GTGACCGGTTCCCTCGACGCTCTTGAAAGCCAAAGCGTCTACATCCTGCGCGAGGCCTATGGCCGCATCTCGCCGACTATGTTGCTGTGGTCTCTGGGCAAGGACTCCAACGTCATGCTGTGGCTGGCGCGCAAGGCCTTTTGTGGGCATGTGCCCTTTGAGGTGGCGCATGTCGATACCGGCATGAAGTTCCCCGAGATGTATGCCTTCCGCGACCACTATGCCAGCGAATGGAATCTCGACCTGGTGGTGCGCAATTGCCCGCCGGTCGAGGAGATCGATGCCTCGCTGCCGCCGGCCGCACGCTCGGCCGCGCGCAAGACGGCAGGGCTCAAAGCACTAATCGCCGAGAACGGCTACAATGGGGTCATCGCCGGCATCCGCCGCGACGAGGAAGTGGTGCGCGCGAAAGAACGCGTCTTCAGCCCGCGCGGCACCGACTCCCGCTGGGACTTCCGCGACCAGCCGGCTGAGCTGTGGGACCAGTACAAGACTGAGTTTCCCCCCGGCACCCATGTGCGCATCCACCCGCTGCTGCACTGGAGCGAAGTCGACATCTGGCGTTACGTGGCGCGCGAGAACATTCCCGTGGTCGATCTCTATTTCGCCCGCGATGGCAAACGCTATCGCTCGCTCGGCGATCGCGACATCACCTTCCCGATGGTGAGTGAGGCCTCCAGCATCGACGAGATTATCAACGAGCTGGAGACCACGCACATTTCCGAGCGCGCAGGCCGCGCCATGGACCATGAGGCGGAAGATTCCTTCGAACGCCTGCGCAGCGAAGGCTATATGTAG
- a CDS encoding aldo/keto reductase: MLDRRQFLGVGALALGAPAPRPAAAAARTVTLGATGLEVSNIGFGSSLSADPELISYALHRGVTYFDTAESYRFGAAESAMGKGLWGMRDRVVLASKTKAGARAVQADMMTALERSLRRLGTDYLDIYFLHSVNDVERLRNPEWHAFTERAKKQGKIRFCGMSGHGSSLTECLNYAIDNDLADVVLAAYTFAQDPDFVAQVRHALHYVSIQPELPRVLEKAKAKGVGVVAMKVLMGARLNDMRPFERTGGTYAQAAFRWVLSSPRVDSLIVSMTSRALIDEYMAASGEQALRPGDFGLLAHYAALQEDRYCRPGCGACSQACPAGVPITEVLRTRMYATDYGDEVRARTDYAALGEGAGPCATCTHKVCHGACPHGLDIAALTLDAYYRLAT; this comes from the coding sequence ATGCTCGACCGGCGACAGTTTCTCGGTGTTGGGGCGTTGGCCCTCGGGGCCCCCGCGCCGCGGCCGGCTGCAGCCGCTGCGCGCACGGTTACTCTGGGTGCGACTGGGCTCGAGGTTTCGAACATCGGCTTCGGCTCCAGCCTCTCGGCGGATCCCGAGCTGATCAGCTACGCTCTCCATCGTGGCGTCACATATTTCGACACTGCCGAAAGCTATCGCTTCGGCGCGGCCGAGTCCGCTATGGGCAAGGGTCTGTGGGGCATGCGTGACCGCGTTGTGCTGGCGTCCAAGACCAAGGCCGGCGCGCGCGCTGTCCAAGCCGATATGATGACAGCTCTCGAACGCAGTCTGCGCCGTCTCGGCACCGATTACCTCGACATTTATTTTCTGCATTCTGTCAACGACGTCGAGCGACTGCGTAACCCGGAATGGCACGCTTTCACCGAGCGCGCTAAGAAACAGGGAAAGATCCGCTTTTGTGGGATGTCGGGACACGGCTCGTCACTGACCGAGTGTCTGAACTATGCCATCGACAACGATCTCGCCGATGTTGTGCTCGCCGCCTATACCTTTGCACAAGATCCGGACTTCGTCGCCCAGGTGCGCCACGCCCTGCACTACGTCTCGATCCAGCCCGAGCTGCCGCGCGTGTTGGAGAAGGCGAAGGCGAAGGGCGTCGGCGTGGTCGCCATGAAGGTCCTGATGGGCGCGCGGCTCAATGATATGCGGCCTTTCGAGCGCACCGGTGGTACCTATGCCCAGGCTGCGTTTCGCTGGGTGCTGTCGAGCCCGCGCGTCGATTCCTTGATCGTGTCGATGACTAGCCGGGCGCTAATCGACGAATATATGGCGGCGTCCGGCGAACAGGCGCTGCGCCCCGGTGACTTTGGTTTGCTGGCACACTATGCGGCATTACAGGAAGACCGCTACTGTCGCCCCGGCTGCGGCGCTTGCTCGCAAGCCTGTCCGGCGGGCGTCCCTATCACCGAGGTGCTGCGTACGCGCATGTACGCTACCGATTACGGTGACGAGGTCCGGGCACGCACGGACTATGCGGCGCTCGGCGAAGGCGCTGGACCTTGCGCGACATGTACCCACAAGGTCTGCCATGGCGCCTGCCCGCACGGTCTCGACATCGCTGCGCTTACGCTCGATGCCTACTACCGCTTGGCCACGTGA
- the cysC gene encoding adenylyl-sulfate kinase: MSYFKIGEAAQLPVVIVGHVDHGKSTLIGRLLHDSDSLPEGRIEAVREMCQRRSMPFEWAFLMDAFQAERDQGITIDTTQIQFRTPKRPYLIIDAPGHQEFLKNMITGATNATAALLVIDAEEGVREQTRRHATLLGLLGVCQLAVVVNKLDRIAFDRLRFAQVADDVRGYLGELGLAPSAVIPASARGGDNVSSASENTPWYEGPTVLEALDSFTARPQADEQSLRLPIQDVYKFDERRLIAGRIESGHLSIGDELVFAPDDKRARIASIESWNVPLPQVTAKAGESIALTLDQQIFVERGAIAYAPDSPPLVARRIRARLFWLAREPLEETRKLTLKIGTGQHPVTVTTIRSVLDFENLESRPSPRAAHNEIAEVILESERPLFIDAHNDNPATGRGVLVADYDVVGGCVILGEVEPAAELYAVAHQVDVDARAIALGHRGGVIWLTGLSGAGKSTLAIDLEVRLFSRNIHAFVLDGDNLRKHLSSDLGFAPEDRTENIRRTAEAARLFAEAGMVAVVALISPLRDDRDRARTIVGKEFHEVHVRADLETCEARDPKGLYARVRSGRIANFTGIDSPYEPPHAPELVIDTEAMSVTACQEALAAYVESAVTL, encoded by the coding sequence ATGTCATATTTTAAAATTGGGGAGGCCGCACAGCTGCCGGTCGTCATCGTCGGCCATGTTGATCATGGCAAGTCCACCCTGATCGGCCGCCTGCTGCACGATTCCGATAGCCTGCCCGAGGGCAGAATCGAAGCGGTGCGGGAGATGTGCCAACGCCGCAGCATGCCGTTCGAGTGGGCGTTCCTGATGGACGCCTTCCAGGCCGAGCGGGACCAGGGCATCACCATAGACACCACGCAAATCCAGTTTCGAACGCCCAAGCGTCCCTATCTCATCATCGACGCGCCGGGGCATCAGGAGTTCCTCAAGAACATGATCACCGGCGCCACCAATGCCACCGCGGCACTGCTGGTCATCGACGCCGAGGAAGGCGTGCGGGAGCAGACCCGGCGCCACGCCACGCTGCTCGGACTTTTGGGCGTGTGCCAGCTCGCGGTCGTGGTCAACAAGCTCGACCGCATCGCTTTCGATCGTTTACGCTTCGCTCAGGTTGCCGACGACGTACGTGGCTATCTCGGCGAGCTCGGCCTTGCGCCGAGCGCTGTCATTCCCGCCTCCGCCCGCGGCGGCGATAATGTCAGTAGCGCCAGCGAAAACACGCCCTGGTATGAGGGGCCCACGGTGCTCGAGGCGCTCGACAGCTTCACCGCGCGGCCCCAGGCGGACGAGCAGTCGCTGCGTCTGCCAATACAAGACGTCTACAAGTTCGACGAGCGCCGGCTGATTGCCGGGCGCATCGAGAGCGGACATCTCAGCATAGGCGACGAGTTGGTTTTCGCACCCGACGATAAGCGCGCGCGTATTGCCAGCATCGAGAGCTGGAACGTGCCGCTACCGCAGGTCACGGCCAAGGCCGGCGAGTCGATCGCGCTGACCCTAGATCAGCAGATCTTCGTCGAGCGCGGTGCCATTGCTTATGCACCCGATTCACCGCCTCTCGTAGCGCGGCGGATACGCGCACGCCTGTTCTGGCTCGCCCGAGAGCCCTTGGAGGAGACACGCAAGCTAACGCTAAAGATCGGTACCGGACAGCATCCCGTGACCGTCACGACGATTCGCAGCGTGCTCGATTTCGAAAACCTCGAATCCCGACCCTCGCCACGCGCCGCACACAACGAGATCGCCGAAGTGATACTGGAAAGTGAACGGCCCTTGTTTATCGACGCTCACAACGACAATCCTGCCACCGGCCGCGGCGTGCTGGTCGCGGACTACGACGTGGTCGGCGGCTGCGTAATCCTCGGCGAGGTCGAGCCTGCGGCCGAGCTATACGCGGTCGCGCATCAGGTCGATGTCGATGCGCGCGCCATAGCGCTCGGCCATCGCGGCGGCGTGATCTGGCTTACCGGGTTATCGGGTGCCGGCAAATCCACACTCGCCATAGACCTCGAGGTGCGGCTTTTCAGCCGTAACATCCACGCCTTCGTGCTCGATGGCGACAATCTGCGCAAGCACCTCAGCAGCGATCTCGGCTTCGCGCCCGAAGACCGCACCGAAAACATCCGTCGTACCGCCGAGGCGGCACGCCTGTTTGCCGAAGCCGGAATGGTCGCCGTCGTCGCCCTGATCTCGCCATTGCGCGACGACCGTGACCGAGCCCGCACAATTGTCGGCAAGGAGTTTCACGAAGTGCATGTGCGCGCCGATCTGGAGACCTGCGAGGCGCGCGACCCGAAAGGGCTCTACGCTCGCGTCCGCTCCGGCCGTATCGCCAACTTCACCGGTATCGATTCGCCCTATGAGCCGCCGCACGCGCCAGAGTTGGTGATTGATACCGAAGCCATGTCGGTCACAGCCTGCCAGGAAGCGCTTGCCGCCTATGTCGAAAGCGCAGTGACACTATGA
- a CDS encoding nitrite/sulfite reductase gives MYQYDDLDQAFIDNRTEQFADQVARRLDGKLSEDHFRPLRLMNGLYLQLHAYMLRVAIPYGTLTSAQLRGLATVARKFDRGYGHFTTRQNVQFNWTRLDNMPDILAALAEIQMHAVQTSGNCIRNVTADHLAGVAPDEIEDPRPWCEIIRQWSSLHPEFTYLPRKFKIAVGGGPRDRAALKVHDIALELRRNEAGEIGFVVMVGGGQGRTPKLAKTIRAFLPKQHLLSYLEAILRIYNQLGRRDNKYKARIKILVDAVGVHRFAEMVEAEWTHLYNGELTLKADDMAKIITDFAPPAYAKADPAATSDDPAIIAWCERNVQPHKIPDYANVTVSLKPIGGAPGDATEAQMEVVADLAERWGSGEIRVSHEQNLILPDVRESDLPTLWRALNAMELATPNAGLITDIISCPGLDYCALATARSIPVAQEISKRFADLERQHDIGDLKIKISGCINACGHHHMGHIGILGVDKRGTEVYQITLGGSAEKDASLGILVGPGFAADKIVDAVEAIVTTYVALRHDGESFLDAYRRVGLTPFKEVLYAPA, from the coding sequence ATGTATCAATACGACGACCTTGATCAGGCCTTCATCGACAACCGCACCGAGCAGTTCGCCGATCAGGTCGCACGTCGCCTCGACGGCAAGCTTAGCGAGGACCACTTCAGGCCCCTCAGGCTGATGAACGGACTCTATCTACAGCTCCACGCCTACATGCTGCGGGTGGCGATTCCCTACGGCACGCTGACCTCCGCGCAGCTGCGCGGGCTCGCTACCGTCGCCCGGAAGTTCGACCGCGGCTATGGCCATTTCACCACGCGCCAGAACGTGCAGTTCAACTGGACGCGCCTCGACAACATGCCGGACATCCTCGCCGCTCTCGCCGAGATACAGATGCATGCAGTGCAAACTAGCGGCAACTGTATCCGCAACGTCACCGCCGACCACCTGGCCGGCGTCGCGCCTGACGAAATTGAGGACCCCCGCCCCTGGTGTGAGATCATCCGCCAGTGGTCGTCGCTACACCCGGAGTTCACCTATCTGCCGCGCAAGTTCAAGATCGCCGTCGGCGGCGGACCGCGCGACCGGGCAGCCCTCAAGGTGCACGACATCGCACTCGAACTGCGCCGCAACGAGGCCGGAGAGATCGGCTTTGTGGTCATGGTTGGGGGCGGCCAGGGGCGCACGCCGAAGCTCGCCAAGACCATCCGAGCTTTCTTGCCCAAACAGCATCTGCTGTCCTATCTAGAAGCGATCCTGCGCATCTATAATCAACTCGGTCGGCGCGACAACAAGTACAAGGCGCGTATTAAGATTCTTGTCGATGCCGTCGGCGTCCATCGCTTCGCCGAGATGGTCGAAGCGGAATGGACGCACCTGTATAACGGCGAACTAACCCTGAAAGCTGACGATATGGCGAAGATCATCACTGATTTTGCGCCCCCCGCCTATGCGAAAGCCGACCCCGCAGCAACCTCGGATGATCCCGCCATCATCGCCTGGTGCGAGCGCAATGTGCAGCCGCATAAGATACCAGACTATGCGAACGTTACCGTCTCGCTCAAGCCTATCGGCGGCGCACCTGGCGATGCCACAGAAGCGCAGATGGAAGTGGTCGCCGATCTTGCCGAGCGCTGGGGCTCTGGCGAGATCCGCGTCAGCCACGAGCAGAACCTAATTCTGCCAGATGTGCGCGAGAGCGATTTACCGACGCTATGGCGGGCGCTCAACGCAATGGAGTTGGCAACTCCCAATGCGGGACTTATCACCGATATCATCTCCTGCCCGGGCCTCGACTATTGCGCACTGGCGACGGCGCGCTCGATTCCGGTCGCGCAAGAGATCAGTAAGCGCTTCGCCGACCTTGAGCGTCAGCACGATATCGGTGACCTCAAGATCAAGATTTCCGGCTGTATCAACGCCTGCGGCCATCACCATATGGGCCATATTGGCATTCTCGGGGTCGATAAACGGGGCACGGAAGTCTACCAGATCACCCTCGGCGGCAGCGCCGAGAAAGATGCCTCGCTCGGCATCCTGGTCGGCCCCGGTTTTGCCGCAGATAAGATCGTCGATGCGGTCGAGGCCATCGTCACCACCTATGTGGCCCTACGCCATGATGGCGAGAGCTTCCTCGACGCTTATCGCCGCGTTGGCCTCACACCCTTCAAGGAGGTGTTGTATGCCCCTGCTTAA
- a CDS encoding Rrf2 family transcriptional regulator yields MLLKLSKKEIAAVEAVLDIALNGGGELVQSADITARQGIPPRYLEPILQKLGRAEVLVGVRGPGGGYRLARERRRITLWQLVDAMRPETDVQTTPNSDALADTLAIIEADVRTRLDAITIEALCWGKAPPKHAPNRDFII; encoded by the coding sequence GTGCTGCTCAAACTCTCAAAAAAGGAGATCGCGGCGGTCGAGGCGGTTCTCGACATCGCCTTGAACGGTGGCGGCGAGCTCGTGCAGTCAGCCGATATCACCGCCCGCCAGGGGATTCCGCCACGCTATCTCGAACCGATCCTGCAAAAGCTTGGCCGCGCAGAGGTGTTGGTCGGGGTGCGCGGGCCGGGGGGCGGCTACCGCCTAGCGCGCGAGCGCCGACGCATTACGCTGTGGCAACTGGTCGACGCGATGCGCCCTGAAACCGATGTTCAGACAACACCCAATTCCGATGCTCTGGCTGACACGCTGGCCATTATCGAAGCCGATGTCCGCACCCGCCTCGATGCGATAACCATAGAAGCGCTGTGTTGGGGAAAGGCGCCGCCCAAGCATGCTCCCAACCGCGACTTCATCATATGA
- a CDS encoding argininosuccinate synthase has translation MASDVKKVVLAYSGGLDTSVILRWLQETYACEVVTFTADLGQSEELEPARLNAARMGIEEIFVEDLREEFVRDYVFPMFRANAVYEGTYLLGTSIARPLIAKRQIEIAAAVGADAVAHGATGKGNDQVRFELGYYALNPDIHVIAPWREWDLDSRSKLLEYAKAHRITVPTDKRGEAPYSTDANLLHISYEGKALEDPWVGPDEEMFTRSVSPEAAPDVPTTVEIEFRKGDPVAVNGEKLGPAALLTRLNELAGANGVGRIDIVESRYVGMKSRGVYETPGGTILLHAHRAMESVTLDRGQIHLKDELMPYYAELIYNGYWFAPEREMLQAAIDATQARVTGMVRLRLYKGNVIIEGRKSPYTLYDADVATFEADQVYNQAEAEGFIRLNALRLKTLRRRHG, from the coding sequence ATGGCTTCCGACGTCAAGAAGGTCGTGCTTGCCTATTCCGGTGGGCTCGATACCTCCGTCATCCTGCGCTGGCTGCAGGAGACCTACGCTTGCGAGGTGGTGACCTTCACCGCCGATCTCGGCCAGAGCGAGGAGCTCGAGCCAGCCCGGCTGAATGCGGCACGTATGGGTATCGAGGAGATCTTCGTCGAGGATCTGCGCGAGGAGTTCGTCCGCGACTACGTGTTCCCGATGTTCCGCGCCAACGCTGTTTACGAGGGCACCTATCTGCTCGGCACCTCGATCGCCAGGCCCCTGATCGCCAAGCGCCAGATTGAGATCGCGGCGGCGGTGGGCGCCGATGCGGTAGCCCACGGCGCCACGGGCAAGGGCAACGACCAGGTGCGCTTCGAGCTCGGCTACTACGCGCTGAACCCAGACATCCATGTCATCGCCCCGTGGCGCGAGTGGGATCTCGATTCACGCTCCAAGCTGCTCGAATACGCCAAGGCGCACCGGATCACCGTGCCCACCGACAAGCGCGGCGAGGCCCCCTATTCGACCGACGCCAACCTGCTGCACATCTCGTATGAGGGCAAGGCACTGGAGGACCCCTGGGTCGGCCCTGACGAGGAGATGTTTACGCGCTCCGTCTCGCCCGAGGCGGCGCCCGATGTGCCGACCACCGTCGAGATCGAATTCAGGAAAGGTGATCCGGTAGCTGTGAATGGCGAAAAGCTTGGTCCTGCGGCGCTACTGACCCGGCTCAACGAACTTGCTGGCGCCAATGGCGTTGGGCGCATCGATATCGTCGAGAGCCGCTATGTCGGGATGAAGTCGCGCGGCGTCTACGAGACCCCCGGCGGCACCATCCTGCTCCACGCCCACAGGGCCATGGAAAGTGTCACTCTCGACCGCGGCCAGATCCACCTCAAAGACGAGCTGATGCCGTACTATGCAGAACTGATCTACAACGGCTACTGGTTCGCACCCGAGCGCGAGATGTTACAGGCAGCGATCGATGCGACACAAGCGCGGGTAACCGGCATGGTCCGCCTCAGGCTCTATAAGGGCAACGTCATCATCGAAGGCCGCAAGTCACCCTACACCCTCTACGACGCGGACGTGGCGACCTTTGAGGCTGACCAGGTCTACAACCAGGCCGAGGCTGAGGGGTTCATCCGCCTCAACGCGCTACGGCTGAAGACGCTTCGCCGCCGCCATGGGTGA
- a CDS encoding YggT family protein, with protein MLDLLSFVDKLIGLYIGIIVAQAILSWLMAFNVVNTRNKFVYAVGNALYVLTEPLLRRIRRFLPATGGIDFSPLIAIVGLWFLQDVIISGWLAGL; from the coding sequence ATGCTCGATTTGTTGAGTTTTGTCGATAAGCTCATCGGCCTTTACATTGGCATTATCGTTGCTCAGGCGATTCTAAGTTGGTTGATGGCCTTCAACGTGGTCAACACACGCAACAAGTTCGTCTATGCAGTCGGAAATGCGCTCTATGTGCTTACCGAACCCCTGTTGCGACGTATCCGCCGTTTTCTACCAGCCACTGGGGGCATCGACTTTTCGCCGCTGATTGCCATCGTAGGCTTGTGGTTTCTCCAAGATGTTATCATTAGTGGTTGGCTGGCAGGGCTCTAG
- the cysK gene encoding cysteine synthase A, translating to MTEPVSVRGHIYGSLLETIGATPLVSLSRLAADEGCLADIAGKCEFFNPLSSVKDRIGLAMIEQAEAAGEIGPGTVIVEPTSGNTGIALAFVCATKGYRLILTMPESMSAERGRMVRLFGAEIELTPSGKGMQGAIARAEELLAELPDAYMPQQFRNPSNPDIHAHTTAEELWQDSAGAIDVLVSAVGTGGTITGIATVLKSRKPSLRAIAIEPEDSPVLSGGPAGQHQIQGIGAGFVPKVLDTDIIDEVVRIGNHTAFSTARRAARLEGLPVGISSGSALAAALEIGCRPAMAGKLIVAILPSFAERYLSSPLFEGL from the coding sequence ATGACGGAACCGGTGAGCGTGCGCGGCCATATCTATGGCAGCCTATTGGAGACCATCGGGGCAACCCCGCTCGTAAGCCTGTCGCGGCTGGCGGCGGATGAGGGTTGCTTGGCAGACATTGCCGGAAAGTGTGAGTTCTTTAACCCCTTGTCGTCGGTCAAGGACCGTATCGGCCTGGCCATGATCGAGCAAGCCGAGGCAGCCGGCGAAATTGGGCCCGGCACCGTTATCGTGGAGCCTACCTCCGGCAATACAGGCATCGCGCTCGCTTTCGTCTGTGCCACCAAGGGCTACCGTCTGATCCTGACCATGCCCGAGAGCATGTCGGCCGAGCGTGGGCGCATGGTGCGCCTGTTCGGCGCTGAGATCGAATTGACACCCTCGGGCAAGGGTATGCAGGGCGCCATCGCGCGAGCGGAGGAGCTGCTCGCAGAGCTGCCCGACGCCTACATGCCGCAGCAGTTTCGCAACCCCTCAAATCCGGACATCCACGCCCATACCACGGCCGAAGAGCTATGGCAGGACAGCGCGGGCGCCATCGACGTGCTGGTCAGCGCCGTCGGCACCGGCGGTACCATCACTGGTATTGCCACAGTGCTGAAATCGCGCAAGCCATCCTTGCGAGCCATTGCGATTGAACCCGAAGACAGCCCGGTGCTTTCCGGTGGCCCGGCCGGCCAGCACCAGATCCAGGGCATCGGCGCCGGTTTCGTGCCCAAGGTGCTAGATACCGACATCATCGACGAGGTGGTGCGTATCGGCAATCATACCGCCTTTTCGACCGCACGGCGTGCCGCCAGACTCGAAGGCCTACCGGTCGGCATCTCTTCCGGCTCAGCGCTTGCCGCGGCACTGGAGATCGGTTGCCGGCCGGCTATGGCTGGCAAACTGATTGTCGCCATCCTGCCCTCCTTCGCCGAGCGCTACCTCTCCTCGCCCCTGTTCGAAGGTCTATAA